One Bacteroidales bacterium genomic window, ATGTCCATAAAAAAAATAACCCCCATTTCTTCCGGTACTTTCAGAACCGATAACTGGCTTTTCGGAGTGCTGCTGATCTCTGTAATACTCGTAATCGGGGGACTTACATTTTTCCCGGCTTTAACATTGGGGCCTATCTCTGAACACCTGCTGATGAAACTGGGTATTGGATTTTAATGATGAAAAAAATGATGAAAGAAAATAAAAATAATGTTTTTACCGGGAAGCTACTCCTGAATGCCACTAAGGATGCACTTATTAAACTAAACCCTTTTACCCTGATCAAAAACCCGGTTATTTTTATTGTTGAAGCCGGGGCAATCCTGACTACCATTTTAGTATTCCGGGAAATGGCTGAGGGGACTTACCAGGCATTTAACCTTCAGGTTGCAATATGGTTGTGGTTTACAGTCTTCTTTGCCAATTTCTCTGAAGCCATTGCTGAAGGACGAGGTAAAGCACAAGCAGAATCCCTGAGAAAAAACCAGATTGAAACGAAGGCAAATCGTTTGGTAAATGGAATTATTGAAGTAATCCAGGCTACAAAACTCAAAAAAGGAGATATTGTGGTTTGCGAAGCTGGTGATATAATTCCGGCTGATGGTGAAGTAACTGAAGGTGTTGCCAGCGTTGATGAATCAGCAATTACCGGCGAATCAGCGCCGGTAATCCGTGAGAGTGGTGGTGACAGAAGCGCAGTAACCGGCGGCACAAAAGTCATCAGCGACCGTATTATTATCAGGGTAACATCTGATCCCGGTGATTCATTCCTGGATCGAATGATTGCCCTGGTCGAAGGAGCAAGCAGGCAAAAAACTCCGAATGAAATCGCCCTGACAATTCTGCTTTCTGGTCTGACCATCATTTTTCTTCTTGCCATCGTTACTTTGCCCATGTATTTTCAATACAGCCTTGATGCTTCCGGTGATCCATCAGGAAAGAACCTGTCTTTGCCTATTTTAATCTCTTTATTGGTTTGCCTCATCCCTACGACCATTGGTGGGCTTTTAAGTGCCATCGGCATTAGTGGAATGGACCGCCTGTTGAAAAAAAATGTGATTGCAACGAGTGGCAAAGCCATTGAGGCTGCAGGTGATGTAGATGTATTGTTACTGGATAAAACCGGTACCATCACTCTGGGTAATCGAATGGCAACAGACTTTATTCCTGCTGAAGGAATAAGTATTGAAGAACTTGCCGATGCAGCTCAATTAGCCTCCCTGGCTGATGAAACACCCGAGGGACGGTCAATTGTAGTACTGGCAAAAGAAATGTTTAACCTGAGAGGGAGGGATATACATGATCAATTAATGGAATTTATTCCATTTGCCGCACAAACCCGAATGAGTGGTGTAGATATTAAAGATGAAAACGGGCAGGTTCGCTCCATTCGTAAGGGAGCAGCTGAAAGTATAAGAAAATTTGTAGAAGACAGGAATGGATATTTCCCTGAGAAATCAGGGGAAACTATTAATGATCTTTCAAAAAAAGGAGCAACACCTTTAGTTGTCGCTGAAAACAATAGAGTACTTGGTGTAATTCATCTGAAGGATATAGTAAAAGGTGGAATCCGACAGCGATTTGCTCAACTCCGTACAATGGGAATCAGAACTATTATGATCACAGGTGATAATCCATTGACGGCAGCAGCAATTGCCGCTGAAGCAGGGGTGGATGATTTTCTTGCAGAAGCACGGCCGGAAGATAAATTAACACGGATCCGATTGGAACAATCAAAAGGCCATCTGGTAGGAATGATTGGAGACGGAACAAATGATGCCCCTGCCCTGGCCCAGGCTGATGTCGGAATAGCTATGAATTCAGGGACACAAGCCGCACGGGAAGCAGGAAACATGGTTGATCTGGATAGTAATCCAACGAAACTTATTGAAGTAGTAGAAACAGGAAAACAACTCCTGATGACCCGCGGAGCCCTGACAACCTTCAGTATAGCAAATGATATTGCCAAGTATTTCGCAATTATTCCGGCTATTGCGGTAACCCTTTATGCTGGACGGACTGGCCAGGGACCTCTCTCTGCACTAAACATCATGCAATTGAATTCTCCTGAATCAGCCATCCTGAGTGCGGTAATATTCAATGCTTTAATTATCATCCTATTAATTCCACTTGCTATAAAAGGAGTAAAATACCGGGCTTTGCCGGCAAAATCAATTCTCACAAGAAACCTTTTTATCTATGGCCTGGGAGGTTTGTTAGCCCCATTTATCGGAATAAAAATGATTGACCTGATTATTAACCTGATTTAGTTTTCTGCCATGAAAAATCTAATAACAGCACTTAAGATACTAACCCTTTTCACAGTCCTGACGGGACTCATTTACCCCCTCTTTATTACTGCTGTAGCACAATGGATATTCCCGGGGAAAGCCAACGGCAGCCTTGTAAGCAGTCATGGCAAAGTAATCGGATCCCGGTTAATCGGACAGGCATTCAATGATTCCATTTACTTTCATTCCAGGCCATCAGCAACAAATTACGGCACCCTTCCTTCGGGTGCTTCCAACTTAAGCCCAACCAGTGTTCAACTTGCAAAACTCAGGGAAGAAAGAAAACAGGCATTTATTTCATTGAATCATTTAAAAGAAGAAACATCATTGCCCTCAGAAATGCTGTTTGCTTCAGCTAGCGGGCTTGATCCGCACATTTCAAAGGAATCGGCATTTTTACAAGCAGGAAGAATTACAAAAGCGCGTTCATTTGATCCGCAAAAGACTGAGCAACTATTGAAATTAATCGATTCACTGGTGGAAGGTCCACAATTTATCCTGTCAGATTCGGAAAGGATCAATGTATTAATATTAAATTTAGAACTTGATAAACTCTGATGATTGTGCCCGAAGGAATGAGACCGGACCCTGATGAACTTCTTGCTTCCATCAGGCTTGAAGAAGAGCGAAGCAAGAGAGGGAAATTAAAAGTATTTTTCGGTATGTGTGCCGGGGCAGGTAAGA contains:
- the kdpB gene encoding potassium-transporting ATPase subunit KdpB, translated to MKENKNNVFTGKLLLNATKDALIKLNPFTLIKNPVIFIVEAGAILTTILVFREMAEGTYQAFNLQVAIWLWFTVFFANFSEAIAEGRGKAQAESLRKNQIETKANRLVNGIIEVIQATKLKKGDIVVCEAGDIIPADGEVTEGVASVDESAITGESAPVIRESGGDRSAVTGGTKVISDRIIIRVTSDPGDSFLDRMIALVEGASRQKTPNEIALTILLSGLTIIFLLAIVTLPMYFQYSLDASGDPSGKNLSLPILISLLVCLIPTTIGGLLSAIGISGMDRLLKKNVIATSGKAIEAAGDVDVLLLDKTGTITLGNRMATDFIPAEGISIEELADAAQLASLADETPEGRSIVVLAKEMFNLRGRDIHDQLMEFIPFAAQTRMSGVDIKDENGQVRSIRKGAAESIRKFVEDRNGYFPEKSGETINDLSKKGATPLVVAENNRVLGVIHLKDIVKGGIRQRFAQLRTMGIRTIMITGDNPLTAAAIAAEAGVDDFLAEARPEDKLTRIRLEQSKGHLVGMIGDGTNDAPALAQADVGIAMNSGTQAAREAGNMVDLDSNPTKLIEVVETGKQLLMTRGALTTFSIANDIAKYFAIIPAIAVTLYAGRTGQGPLSALNIMQLNSPESAILSAVIFNALIIILLIPLAIKGVKYRALPAKSILTRNLFIYGLGGLLAPFIGIKMIDLIINLI
- the kdpC gene encoding potassium-transporting ATPase subunit KdpC; the protein is MKNLITALKILTLFTVLTGLIYPLFITAVAQWIFPGKANGSLVSSHGKVIGSRLIGQAFNDSIYFHSRPSATNYGTLPSGASNLSPTSVQLAKLREERKQAFISLNHLKEETSLPSEMLFASASGLDPHISKESAFLQAGRITKARSFDPQKTEQLLKLIDSLVEGPQFILSDSERINVLILNLELDKL